In Miscanthus floridulus cultivar M001 chromosome 5, ASM1932011v1, whole genome shotgun sequence, one genomic interval encodes:
- the LOC136453817 gene encoding uncharacterized protein: MPLTRVAADAFGVLTIALFALFAALGLFCIFQSVYFRCRIRRGPSFLPLGYFNGPWVTRIALILITIWWGVGEIVRLSFLKKKLFSSLTWQRNICDVYILSNLGFAEPGIFFAFAFLLHGSLQKKELGTLNQRWNWKTMAYLLVFCIPVFSVQAILVFIGPKFVRDENHDLGRRKIAKYFIRTYSPVGDTSVCTYPLFGTIFLGLVDALLMSYVSYVGSRVLSLVINKSLRRRVYLLMVSVLCFLPFRVLLLGFSVLPKPGDVAFEGIIFLSFFMMLSCTTVGILLLVYYPVADSLALRDIGQRDIAEMVPYDDYYYEGASLVANQSFREIERNSDTSTKRGSISFRTMIREDQLQQDGTDEIGFSSRSGVHIGSPSGSSPSAALPMLPLKEIPRY, from the coding sequence ATGCCCCTGACCAGAGTAGCTGCCGATGCATTCGGTGTGTTGACAATCGCACTGTTTGCACTGTTTGCTGCTCTGGGCCTCTTCTGCATTTTCCAGTCGGTCTACTTCAGGTGTCGGATTCGGAGAGGACCCTCCTTCCTTCCGCTTGGCTACTTTAACGGCCCATGGGTGACTCGTATTGCTCTGATTCTGATCACAATTTGGTGGGGAGTAGGTGAGATAGTGAGATTGAGCTTCTTGAAGAAAAAGTTGTTCTCCAGCTTAACATGGCAGAGGAACATATGTGATGTGTACATACTTTCCAATCTAGGGTTTGCAGAGCCAGGGATCTTCTTTGCATTTGCTTTTCTGCTCCATGGCTCGTTACAAAAGAAGGAGCTGGGCACTTTAAACCAAAGATGGAATTGGAAGACCATGGCCTACCTGTTGGTTTTCTGCATTCCAGTGTTCTCGGTGCAGGCAATCCTAGTATTTATTGGGCCGAAGTTTGTTAGAGATGAGAACCATGATCTTGGGAGAAGGAAGATTGCTAAATACTTCATACGGACATACTCACCGGTTGGAGATACCAGTGTATGCACTTACCCATTGTTTGGCACCATTTTTCTTGGACTTGTAGATGCTTTGTTGATGAGCTATGTATCATATGTTGGATCACGGGTGCTGTCCTTGGTTATTAACAAGTCACTGCGAAGGAGGGTTTATCTACTGATGGTGTCAGTGCTCTGCTTCCTTCCTTTTAGGGTGCTTCTTCTCGGGTTTTCAGTGCTGCCCAAGCCAGGAGATGTTGCCTTTGAGGGTATTATCTTCCTGTCATTTTTTATGATGCTGTCCTGCACAACTGTTGGGATACTTTTACTGGTTTACTACCCTGTAGCTGATTCATTGGCCCTCCGAGATATAGGCCAGCGGGACATAGCAGAAATGGTGCCTTATGATGATTACTACTATGAAGGTGCATCACTTGTGGCCAACCAAAGTTTCCGAGAAATCGAGCGGAATTCTGACACTTCAACGAAGCGGGGATCCATATCCTTCCGCACAATGATCAGAGAAGACCAGCTTCAGCAGGATGGTACGGATGAGATTGGCTTCTCTTCTCGCAGTGGTGTCCATATTGGATCACCCTCAGGCTCTTCGCCAAGCGCAGCATTGCCGATGCTCCCTCTCAAGGAAATCCCTAGATACTAA
- the LOC136450944 gene encoding uncharacterized protein — MRQPHLSPQLSPSPVLSSHFSPPATGASPWRRQLHRGRAFQPPLSSLREPNKATLRKASPNVPFRLGGGGGGSGSPKDRRPAADDKEEEAEGDGGAGALTGTLIAGALLVGFVGGFGAAGYVYKDQINSFLTQFSGFIDGYGPAGYALFVLVYAGLEVLAIPAIPLTMSAGLLFGSVTGTIIVSVGGTLAAAVAFLIARYFARERILKLVEGNKKFLAIDKAIGENGFKVVTLLRLSPLLPFSLGNYLYGLTSVKFLPYVLGSWLGMLPGSWAYVSAGAFGRAIIQDESEIGLGGNGQLWTLGVGLLFTAIAATYVTRLAKDAVKEIDD, encoded by the exons ATGAGGCAGCCGCACCTCTCGCCGCAGCTCTCCCCCTCCCCGGTCCTCTCCTCCCACTTCTCGCCGCCGGCGACGGGGGCCTCGCCCTGGCGGCGGCAGCTGCACCGGGGGCGGGCCTTCCAACCGCCGCTCTCCTCGCTGCGGGAGCCCAACAAGGCCACGCTCCGCAAGGCCTCGCCCAACGTCCCCTTCCGcctcggcggtggcggtggcgggagCGGCAGCCCCAAGGACCGCCGCCCTGCTGCCGAcgacaaggaggaggaggccgagggcGATGGCGGCGCCGGGGCACTCACAGGGACGCTGATCGCAGGAGCGCTACTGGTTGGTTTCGTAGGGGGGTTTGGGGCGGCCGGATACGTGTACAAGGACCAGATCAACTCCTTCCTCACGCAGTTCTCAGGGTTCATTGACG GCTATGGTCCAGCCGGATATGCTCTGTTCGTACTTGTATATGCAGGGTTGGAG GTTCTTGCAATTCCTGCAATACCTTTAACCATGTCAGCTGGTCTATTATTTGGTAGTGTGACTGGTACAATTATTGTTTCAGTTGGTGGAACA CTAGCTGCAGCGGTGGCCTTCCTTATTGCTAGATACTTTGCCAGAGAGAGAATTCTTAAATTGGTTGAAGGAAATAAGAAGTTTCTGGCAATTGATAAGGCAATAGGTGAAAATGGATTTAAGGTTGTTACTTTGCTTCGTTTGAGTCCCCTGTTACCTTTCTCCCTTGGGAACTATCTATATGGCCTGACTTCAGTGAAGTTCTTGCCATATGTCTTGGGCAG TTGGTTGGGAATGCTTCCAGGTTCTTGGGCTTACGTCAGTGCTGGTGCATTCGGGCGAGCTATAATT CAAGATGAGTCGGAAATTGGTTTGGGAGGAAATGGACAGCTATGGACACTGGGTGTTGGGTTGTTGTTTACAGCCATTGCTGCCACTTATGTAACAAGGCTCGCAAAG GATGCTGTAAAGGAGATCGACGACTAG
- the LOC136453818 gene encoding cytochrome c encodes MASFSEAPPGNPTAGEKIFKTKCAQCHTVDKGAGHKQGPNLNGLFGRQSGTTPGYSYSSANKNMAVIWEENTLYDYLLNPKKYIPGTKMVFPGLKKPQERADLIAYLKNATA; translated from the exons ATGGCGTCGTTCTCTGAGGCGCCCCCGGGGAACCCAACTGCCGGCGAGAAGATCTTCAAGACCAAGTGCGCGCAGTGCCACACCGTCGACAAGGGCGCCGGCCACAAGCAAG GTCCTAATTTGAATGGTCTGTTTGGGAGGCAGTCTGGTACAACACCAGGTTACTCTTACTCCTCGGCTAACAAGAACATGGCTGTGATTTGGGAGGAGAACACTTTGTATGACTACCTGCTTAATCCTAAGAAG TACATTCCTGGAACTAAGATGGTATTCCCTGGACTGAAAAAGCCGCAGGAACGTGCTGATCTCATTGCATACCTGAAGAATGCCACTGCTTGA